One window of Magallana gigas chromosome 2, xbMagGiga1.1, whole genome shotgun sequence genomic DNA carries:
- the LOC105337754 gene encoding lipoyl synthase, mitochondrial, with amino-acid sequence MSAVKRKQLFHRFLAISKISDGISVNKFYATLSDDKKEKIANGPELGDFIHDNPQVNAENIKRKKGERLRLPQWLKTDIAMGKDYHRLKENLRDLKLHTVCEEAKCPNIGECWGGAKGTATATIMVLGDTCTRGCRFCSVKTARNPPPPDPLEPVNTAKAIASWGLDYVVLTSVDRDDLPDGGAAHFAETVREIKKSKSEMLVECLTPDFRGNMDCVATVAESGLDVYAHNVETVEDLQWLVRDPRANYQQSLEVLKFVKSHTPDLVTKTSIMLGLGESDDQVMRVMEDLRRIDVDCVTLGQYMQPTKRHLKVKEYVHPDKFKHWEDVGNKLGFAYTASGPLVRSSYKAGEFYLKNLLKSRRKDASLAADVAT; translated from the exons ATGTCAGCTGTGAAAAGAAAACAACTTTTTCATCGTTTCTTGGCAATATCTAAG atttcagACGGTATATCAGTTAACAAATTCTATGCAACCTTGTCAGACGATAAGAAGGAGAAAATAGCAAATGGCCCAGAACTTGGTGATTTCATTCATGACAATCCACAGGTCAATGCagaaaacattaaaagaaagaaaggaGAAAG ATTAAGACTTCCACAATGGCTAAAAACAGACATCGCCATGGGAAAAGATTACCACAGACTCAAGGAAAATCTAAGAGATCTGAAGCTTCACACA GTCTGCGAGGAGGCGAAATGTCCAAACATAGGGGAGTGCTGGGGAGGGGCGAAAGGCACAGCAACTGCAACCATAATG GTTCTAGGGGACACATGTACACGGGGCTGCAGGTTTTGTTCTGTGAAAACAGCCAGaaacccccctcccccagaTCCCTTGGAACCAGTGAACACAGCCAAAGCCATTGCCTCATGGGGACTAGATTATGTGGTTTTGACTTCTGTGGACAGAGATG ACCTTCCTGATGGGGGAGCTGCCCATTTTGCAGAAACAGTgcgagaaattaaaaaaag TAAATCAGAGATGCTGGTGGAATGCCTGACCCCAGACTTCCGTGGTAACATGGATTGTGTGGCTACAGTCGCAGAGTCGGGGTTAGATGTGTACGCCCACAATGTGGAGACAGTTGAGGATCTACAGTG GTTGGTTCGAGACCCCAGAGCAAATTACCAACAATCCCTTGAGGTATTGAAGTTTGTAAAATCACACACCCCAGATCTTGTAACCAAGACTTCCATCATGCTGGGTCTTGGGGAATCAGATGACCAAGTCATGAGGGTCATGGAAG ATTTAAGGAGAATAGATGTGGATTGTGTGACCTTGGGTCAGTACATGCAGCCCACCAAGCGTCACCTGAAGGTCAAGGAATACGTCCACCCCGACAAATTCAAACACTGGGAGGATGTGGGCAACAAACTGGGCTTTGCATACACCGCCAGTGGGCCCCTGGTCAGGTCCTCTTATAAAGCAG GAGAATTTTAcctgaaaaatcttcttaaatcTCGGAGGAAAGATGCTTCCCTAGCTGCTGATGTCGCGACTTAG